A section of the Enterococcus montenegrensis genome encodes:
- a CDS encoding DEAD/DEAH box helicase, which translates to MIPESLPATLLEQWQKAGYENASLIQKQVFEPLKTRQNVVGVAPTGSGKTVAYLLPSLMQVTPGGGNQLLILTASQELAMQVLETARFWIEKTQLKVQPLIGGANTKRQLEKLKEKPEILIGTAGRVLELMKTKKIKSHQLQTVIFDEADQLLAGQALEIAKGILQHLDRSCQLNFFSATALSVLPEIKTIAKDDFTLIDVTKEDNSQGEVAHLYLMTSKRKKADTLKKLLHVADFRSLIFFNEVAELGAVAEKLQYHNLPVATLASDQNKMLRKTALQAFKADKIKGLLTTDVAARGLDLADLPMIVNVEVPMDDASYLHRAGRVGRMGKKGTVITLVAENDLSYLKKMTKKMALPLKEVFLYGGQLVDTRPVINENEKKSQKLPIEKEKPKPKLHTKESIVKKKNKKRHKKQKNIGKRRV; encoded by the coding sequence ATGATACCAGAAAGTTTACCGGCAACTCTTTTAGAGCAATGGCAAAAAGCCGGCTATGAAAATGCATCACTAATTCAAAAACAAGTTTTTGAACCTTTAAAAACGCGACAAAACGTTGTAGGCGTGGCACCAACTGGTTCCGGCAAAACAGTTGCTTATTTACTACCAAGTCTAATGCAAGTAACTCCAGGTGGTGGTAATCAATTGCTGATTTTGACTGCTTCCCAAGAATTAGCGATGCAAGTGCTTGAGACGGCTCGTTTTTGGATAGAGAAAACGCAATTGAAGGTACAACCTTTAATTGGTGGTGCCAATACAAAGCGTCAACTAGAAAAGTTAAAAGAAAAACCAGAAATTTTAATCGGTACTGCTGGCCGTGTGTTGGAATTGATGAAAACTAAAAAAATTAAAAGTCATCAGTTGCAAACAGTTATTTTTGACGAAGCCGACCAATTGTTAGCTGGCCAGGCCTTAGAAATTGCCAAAGGAATATTGCAACATCTAGATCGATCTTGTCAGTTGAATTTCTTTTCAGCAACTGCTTTAAGTGTCTTGCCAGAAATTAAAACGATTGCCAAAGATGATTTTACACTGATTGATGTCACCAAAGAAGATAATAGTCAAGGTGAAGTTGCTCATCTTTATTTAATGACTTCAAAGCGTAAAAAAGCAGATACGTTAAAAAAATTATTACATGTGGCAGATTTTCGCAGTTTGATCTTCTTTAATGAAGTAGCAGAGCTTGGGGCAGTAGCAGAAAAATTGCAATATCACAACCTACCAGTAGCAACACTGGCCTCTGATCAAAATAAAATGTTACGCAAAACCGCGTTACAGGCTTTTAAAGCAGATAAAATTAAGGGATTATTGACTACCGATGTTGCTGCTCGCGGTCTTGATTTAGCTGATTTACCGATGATTGTCAATGTAGAAGTACCTATGGACGATGCTAGTTACCTCCACCGTGCTGGTCGTGTGGGGCGAATGGGTAAAAAAGGGACCGTTATTACGCTAGTGGCAGAAAATGATTTATCTTACTTAAAAAAAATGACGAAAAAAATGGCGTTGCCTTTAAAGGAAGTTTTTCTTTATGGCGGTCAGCTTGTTGACACGCGTCCTGTTATTAATGAAAATGAGAAAAAATCTCAGAAGCTGCCGATTGAAAAAGAAAAGCCAAAGCCTAAATTGCACACTAAAGAGAGTATTGTCAAAAAGAAAAATAAGAAACGTCACAAGAAACAAAAAAATATTGGAAAAAGGCGCGTTTAG
- a CDS encoding Gfo/Idh/MocA family protein, protein MINLGIIGTNWITHQFVEAALATKKYDLVAVYSRSLEKAQEFGRRYHEDVEYATDLKTFFNLAHLHTIYIASPNALHFEQAKAAIIAGKNVIVEKPAFSTPQEMDEIIELANLHNVFFFEAARNIHEKAFDTISEFLPLKDHIIGANFTFMKYSSRYDAVLDGEEPNIFSPQFSGGAIMDLGVYPLYAALGWFGVPQKAHYFARKIATDVDGIGTIILRYDLFDVTILQGKIGDSFLPSEIYFDNGTLTLNGINSFEKAEFYDRNAKKRLLLPITLKENPMEEEALAFANVMNHPTDKNQGVLYEEWVELARNVNQLIYDLRQQAGISFAADKKDEEKNS, encoded by the coding sequence ATGATTAATTTAGGTATTATTGGTACAAACTGGATTACCCATCAATTTGTGGAGGCAGCCCTTGCGACGAAAAAATATGACTTAGTCGCGGTTTATTCCCGTTCGTTGGAAAAAGCTCAAGAATTTGGTCGTCGCTACCATGAAGATGTCGAGTATGCAACAGATTTGAAGACTTTTTTCAATTTAGCCCATTTGCACACTATCTACATTGCTTCTCCCAATGCGCTCCATTTTGAGCAAGCCAAGGCTGCAATTATTGCAGGGAAAAATGTCATTGTTGAAAAACCAGCTTTTTCAACCCCACAAGAAATGGACGAAATTATCGAATTAGCCAATCTCCACAATGTCTTTTTCTTTGAAGCAGCACGCAATATTCATGAAAAAGCATTTGATACAATTAGTGAGTTTTTACCTTTGAAAGATCATATCATTGGTGCCAACTTTACTTTTATGAAATATTCTTCTCGTTATGATGCTGTTTTAGACGGCGAGGAACCCAATATTTTTTCACCGCAATTTTCAGGTGGCGCCATCATGGACTTAGGTGTTTATCCACTATATGCGGCGTTAGGTTGGTTTGGTGTGCCCCAAAAAGCCCATTACTTTGCCCGCAAAATTGCAACGGATGTCGATGGCATTGGCACGATTATTTTACGCTATGATTTATTTGACGTCACCATTTTACAAGGAAAAATTGGCGATTCGTTTTTACCATCTGAAATTTATTTTGACAATGGGACTTTGACTTTAAATGGCATCAATTCTTTTGAAAAAGCAGAGTTTTATGATCGGAATGCTAAAAAACGGCTTTTATTGCCAATTACCTTAAAAGAAAATCCAATGGAGGAAGAAGCACTGGCATTTGCCAATGTAATGAATCATCCAACCGATAAAAATCAAGGTGTTTTATATGAAGAATGGGTTGAATTAGCCCGAAATGTGAACCAATTAATTTACGATTTGCGGCAGCAAGCAGGGATTAGCTTTGCTGCTGATAAAAAAGATGAGGAAAAAAATTCATGA
- the sfsA gene encoding DNA/RNA nuclease SfsA codes for MQYENIRMAHFIVRDNRFICHCKLIETDEVVVVHVKNTGRGKEVLLAGALVALNYQASPKRKTDYDLVAVKKDAMWINIDSQLPNALAYEGILTGKINLPHFPGKLASLKREVTYGNSKFDLFAKSDTGAKAFIEVKGMTLENKGIGAFPDAPTLRGLKHIKELQVAHDAGYFTYVLFIVQFEKITKATIHAEMQPQLAENFALAMADGVEVLAYNCKVEPNQVILKKQVPFDLAYPFIDPNEVNDG; via the coding sequence ATGCAATACGAAAATATTAGAATGGCGCATTTTATTGTCAGAGACAACCGTTTTATTTGTCATTGTAAGTTAATTGAAACCGATGAAGTGGTAGTAGTCCACGTTAAAAATACTGGTCGCGGTAAGGAAGTCTTACTAGCAGGCGCTTTAGTGGCCTTAAATTATCAAGCAAGTCCGAAACGAAAAACAGATTATGATCTCGTAGCGGTCAAAAAAGATGCGATGTGGATTAATATTGATAGCCAATTACCAAATGCTTTAGCCTATGAAGGTATTTTGACAGGGAAAATCAACTTACCTCATTTTCCTGGAAAGTTAGCTAGCTTAAAAAGAGAAGTTACTTATGGTAATTCCAAGTTTGATTTATTTGCTAAAAGCGATACGGGGGCGAAAGCTTTTATAGAAGTAAAAGGAATGACATTGGAAAATAAAGGCATTGGCGCTTTTCCCGATGCTCCGACTTTACGGGGATTAAAACACATAAAAGAATTGCAAGTGGCCCACGATGCAGGTTATTTTACCTACGTTTTATTTATTGTTCAATTTGAGAAAATTACAAAAGCGACGATTCATGCTGAGATGCAACCACAATTAGCTGAAAATTTCGCATTAGCAATGGCAGACGGCGTTGAAGTTTTAGCGTATAATTGTAAAGTAGAACCAAATCAGGTCATACTTAAAAAGCAAGTCCCCTTTGATTTGGCTTATCCTTTTATTGATCCCAATGAAGTTAACGACGGTTAA
- a CDS encoding DUF4828 domain-containing protein: protein MKKHFPLLLGISVLTGLVGTIFWHKNKQQPSVFIGSWFYQTPLEKVHFTINDNWQLTRNLKPIQTTLVELTPEHLILLDELGYKLTFVLKDGRLHFYDETEIDGSCHILSPTSPKKGNKGIPVA, encoded by the coding sequence ATGAAAAAACATTTTCCGTTATTGCTTGGAATTTCTGTATTAACTGGATTGGTGGGTACTATTTTTTGGCATAAAAATAAACAACAACCTTCAGTTTTTATCGGCAGTTGGTTTTATCAGACGCCTTTGGAAAAAGTTCATTTTACAATTAATGACAACTGGCAGCTCACAAGAAATTTAAAACCAATTCAAACGACTCTGGTTGAATTGACCCCTGAGCACTTGATTCTTTTAGATGAACTAGGTTATAAGTTAACGTTTGTTTTAAAAGATGGACGCCTTCATTTTTATGATGAAACCGAAATTGACGGTAGTTGCCATATCTTATCGCCAACTTCCCCCAAAAAAGGAAATAAAGGCATTCCAGTAGCTTGA
- a CDS encoding serine hydrolase: protein MKKIQQILLTLLLFCFTFGFATNVVAAEETNNNFKINAKGAIAVDFKTGKILYNQAGDTPMGIASITKIISLYLVEEAVKEKKLNWEDTVAISDYAANLSVTPDLSNVPLHKENTYTVKELFDSAIIQSANASIVALAEKIAGSEAKFVDQMRVQLKDWGIEDAKVYNASGLNNQYLGDNRYPGSAADAENLLSPRDVAIVASHLIKDYPDVLKVSATTTQMFGANTQSPVEMVNWNWMLPGFINAKEGVDGLKTGTTELAGACFVGTIQRDGQRIITVVLNATDHKNNPSARFVETGKLMDYCYDHWQQKEVLKAGSQLPKQKNIAITDGKQLKTTISLKDSVTLWVRDDLTEELIITPKFDTKKVSDGAVKAPVEKGDVIGKATVSLKGDDLGYLEKAPSHEVSIVIDKAVEKANIFVIFGRKIENFFQSIF from the coding sequence ATGAAAAAAATACAGCAAATTCTGCTTACTCTTTTGCTTTTTTGTTTTACCTTTGGCTTTGCCACCAATGTCGTAGCCGCTGAGGAAACTAATAATAATTTTAAAATCAACGCCAAAGGAGCGATTGCCGTTGATTTTAAAACCGGCAAGATACTTTATAATCAGGCTGGCGACACGCCGATGGGAATTGCCTCCATCACTAAAATTATCAGTCTTTATTTAGTCGAAGAAGCTGTCAAAGAAAAGAAACTAAATTGGGAAGATACTGTTGCGATTTCTGATTATGCCGCTAATTTAAGCGTCACTCCAGATCTTTCTAATGTTCCTTTACACAAAGAAAATACTTATACCGTTAAAGAATTATTTGACTCTGCTATTATCCAATCGGCCAACGCTTCTATTGTTGCATTAGCAGAAAAAATTGCTGGATCTGAGGCCAAATTTGTCGACCAAATGCGCGTCCAATTAAAAGATTGGGGCATAGAAGATGCTAAAGTTTATAACGCTTCTGGTTTAAATAACCAGTATTTGGGTGACAATCGCTATCCCGGCTCTGCGGCGGATGCAGAAAATCTTTTATCCCCACGAGATGTCGCAATTGTTGCCAGCCACTTAATTAAAGACTATCCCGATGTTTTAAAAGTTTCTGCGACTACCACCCAAATGTTTGGCGCTAATACCCAATCGCCCGTAGAAATGGTCAATTGGAACTGGATGCTTCCAGGATTTATCAATGCCAAAGAAGGCGTAGACGGACTTAAAACAGGTACAACCGAGTTAGCTGGTGCTTGTTTTGTTGGCACGATTCAAAGAGATGGACAGCGAATTATAACCGTTGTTTTAAATGCGACCGATCACAAAAATAATCCCAGTGCCCGTTTTGTCGAAACAGGTAAATTAATGGACTATTGTTACGATCACTGGCAGCAAAAAGAAGTTTTAAAAGCTGGTAGTCAACTGCCTAAACAAAAAAATATTGCCATTACAGATGGCAAGCAATTAAAAACGACTATTTCATTAAAAGATTCCGTTACATTATGGGTCAGAGATGACTTAACAGAAGAATTAATCATTACACCAAAATTTGACACTAAAAAAGTCAGTGACGGTGCTGTCAAAGCCCCTGTTGAAAAGGGCGATGTAATTGGAAAAGCTACAGTCAGCTTAAAAGGAGATGATCTAGGCTACTTAGAAAAAGCGCCTAGCCATGAAGTCTCTATTGTAATTGACAAAGCTGTAGAAAAAGCCAATATCTTTGTCATCTTCGGCCGCAAAATTGAGAACTTTTTCCAATCAATTTTTTAA
- a CDS encoding GyrI-like domain-containing protein, which translates to MELGEIRRVSLPAFTVIGKEGKGLAAEGSSWVPLLWDGVNEHFEEIAANVFVKPEEIHLWGLMSDQSEWLYPWSEIGRYLAGMAVPNDTKVPLGWQKWEMPALEYFVIKTNEANLADMTEKMLVEILPQNNVTLTAAIQEHYLPDFAPGEVELYFPISAVVSAI; encoded by the coding sequence ATGGAGTTAGGTGAAATAAGACGTGTGAGTCTGCCAGCTTTTACTGTGATCGGCAAAGAAGGCAAAGGATTAGCAGCAGAAGGTTCTTCTTGGGTACCATTATTATGGGATGGTGTAAATGAACATTTTGAAGAAATAGCAGCAAATGTGTTCGTGAAACCTGAGGAAATTCATTTGTGGGGACTTATGAGCGATCAAAGTGAGTGGTTGTATCCTTGGAGTGAAATCGGACGGTATTTGGCGGGAATGGCTGTACCCAATGATACAAAAGTACCACTGGGATGGCAAAAGTGGGAGATGCCAGCACTAGAGTATTTCGTAATTAAAACCAATGAGGCAAATTTAGCCGACATGACTGAAAAGATGTTGGTAGAAATTTTACCTCAAAATAATGTCACGTTAACAGCAGCCATTCAAGAACATTATTTACCTGATTTTGCACCAGGGGAAGTTGAGCTGTATTTTCCAATTTCAGCAGTTGTTTCAGCAATTTAA
- a CDS encoding YdcF family protein yields the protein MNFLPEILLAIFLVGGILATISWRKKKPDPDTIFFCLVWSCICLIFYFAGIEMLNGGYFFSLPLAYLAVFLWSYFKNKARLLNGVLFNILIFVFGFYLIYNVSITSSIVAFGLLGLALVLLAAVLIFGFVSLLIFLYWNALIVLRKESHSLANMLTLLLAIFLTIFLIYDFFIAQRLPEWLTMILAALPLMMGYFALVFFNFLSVSILYQFNHPKPNQDYIIVLGAGLLNGDTVSPLLAKRIDVAIKFYQHQIKVADKHAKILMSGGQGLDEKLPEGVAMANYAQAKGVAAADLLIEDKSTTTLENMQFSKKIMDQLQPLPYKVIFTSNNYHIFRAGIYAHQAGLKADGIGAKTALYYLPNAFLREYIAIVALHKKRHFIICGLIMALFIFLSVMSFFIG from the coding sequence ATGAATTTTTTACCAGAAATTTTATTAGCAATTTTTTTAGTTGGGGGAATATTGGCAACAATTTCATGGCGTAAAAAAAAGCCAGACCCTGATACGATCTTTTTTTGTCTCGTCTGGAGCTGTATTTGTCTAATTTTCTATTTTGCGGGCATTGAAATGTTGAACGGCGGGTACTTTTTTAGCTTGCCCCTTGCTTATTTAGCTGTTTTTTTATGGAGCTATTTTAAAAATAAAGCTCGCTTATTAAACGGGGTCTTGTTTAATATTTTGATTTTTGTCTTTGGCTTTTATTTAATCTATAACGTCAGCATTACCTCTAGCATAGTTGCTTTTGGACTTTTGGGTCTCGCCCTTGTCTTATTAGCGGCGGTTTTAATTTTCGGTTTTGTTTCTTTACTTATTTTTCTATACTGGAATGCACTGATTGTTTTACGCAAAGAATCCCACTCACTGGCCAATATGCTAACCTTGTTACTAGCTATCTTTTTAACGATTTTCTTAATTTACGATTTTTTCATCGCCCAACGCTTACCTGAATGGCTAACCATGATTTTAGCTGCACTACCACTTATGATGGGTTATTTTGCCTTAGTCTTTTTTAACTTTTTAAGTGTTTCTATTTTGTATCAATTTAATCATCCTAAACCAAATCAAGATTATATTATTGTCCTTGGAGCAGGACTTTTAAACGGCGATACCGTATCCCCACTTTTAGCCAAACGCATTGACGTGGCGATTAAATTTTATCAGCATCAAATAAAAGTAGCTGATAAACACGCAAAGATTTTAATGTCTGGTGGTCAAGGTTTAGATGAAAAACTACCAGAAGGTGTGGCAATGGCCAACTATGCGCAAGCAAAAGGTGTAGCTGCTGCTGATTTATTAATTGAAGATAAGTCCACTACCACCTTAGAAAACATGCAGTTTTCTAAAAAAATCATGGACCAACTTCAGCCATTGCCTTATAAAGTAATTTTCACATCCAACAATTACCATATTTTTCGTGCTGGAATTTATGCCCATCAAGCTGGTTTAAAAGCAGATGGAATTGGAGCTAAAACTGCCCTTTATTACTTGCCAAATGCCTTTTTGCGTGAATATATCGCAATTGTCGCATTGCACAAAAAACGGCATTTTATTATTTGCGGCTTAATTATGGCACTTTTTATTTTCTTATCTGTCATGTCATTTTTTATCGGTTAA
- a CDS encoding HD domain-containing protein: MTENWRKDSEYMSYVADLLATPEVQKLSQYKQHVNSTRLEHSLSVSYYSYKLAKKWGGNAKATARAGLLHDLFYYDWRTTKFDEGSHAYMHPRIAVKNAEKITELSPLEKDIILKHMWGATIAPPKYKESYIVTMVDKYCAIKEAAEPMTKSMKVRFNQLFGHKTSF; encoded by the coding sequence ATGACTGAAAACTGGCGCAAAGATTCTGAATATATGTCTTATGTAGCAGATTTGCTGGCAACACCTGAAGTACAAAAGTTGAGCCAATACAAACAACACGTAAATTCGACACGTTTGGAACATTCATTAAGTGTTTCTTATTACAGTTATAAATTAGCAAAAAAATGGGGCGGTAATGCAAAAGCAACAGCTAGAGCAGGCCTTTTACATGATCTATTTTACTATGATTGGCGCACGACGAAATTTGACGAAGGTTCTCATGCTTATATGCATCCTAGAATTGCCGTTAAAAATGCGGAAAAAATCACTGAATTATCCCCGTTGGAAAAAGATATTATTTTGAAACATATGTGGGGGGCAACAATTGCGCCACCTAAATATAAAGAAAGTTATATCGTAACGATGGTCGATAAGTATTGTGCAATTAAAGAAGCAGCAGAACCAATGACCAAGTCAATGAAAGTCCGTTTCAATCAGTTGTTTGGACATAAAACTTCATTTTAA
- a CDS encoding TrmH family RNA methyltransferase, whose translation MKEIQSNKNPLVKTLKKLHQKKYRDQQAQYLLEGFHLVEEAHKSGAQIQTILVNERGQKEWGDFLANYEAICYLVPETILKELSEQPTPQGIIAVVAKMKSQVQLKKGAWILLDRVQDPGNVGTIIRTADAAGYDGVILGEGSADIYSTKVLRSMQGSNFHLPVIPMNLVTAIEALKQLGVPVYGTQLNKDAKKFNEVPKGDVAILVGNEGQGVTQELLALTDQNLYIPIMGQAESLNVGIAAGILLYYFKL comes from the coding sequence ATGAAAGAAATTCAATCAAATAAAAATCCGTTAGTTAAAACGTTAAAAAAGCTCCATCAAAAAAAATACCGGGATCAACAAGCCCAATATCTGTTAGAAGGTTTCCACTTAGTTGAAGAGGCCCATAAAAGCGGCGCCCAAATTCAGACTATTTTAGTCAACGAACGTGGTCAAAAAGAATGGGGCGACTTTTTGGCAAATTATGAAGCAATTTGCTATTTGGTACCAGAAACCATTTTAAAAGAACTTTCAGAACAACCAACGCCTCAAGGGATTATTGCAGTGGTAGCCAAAATGAAATCACAAGTGCAATTAAAAAAAGGCGCTTGGATTTTATTAGATCGGGTGCAAGATCCAGGAAATGTGGGAACGATTATTCGAACCGCTGATGCAGCTGGTTACGATGGGGTAATTTTAGGAGAAGGCAGTGCGGATATTTACAGTACTAAAGTTTTGCGGAGTATGCAGGGAAGTAATTTTCACTTGCCGGTTATTCCCATGAATCTTGTTACAGCAATTGAAGCGTTAAAACAACTAGGGGTACCCGTTTATGGTACGCAATTAAATAAAGATGCCAAAAAATTCAATGAAGTACCAAAAGGTGATGTGGCTATTTTGGTTGGCAATGAAGGACAAGGTGTCACCCAAGAGTTGTTGGCGTTAACTGACCAAAATCTTTATATTCCAATTATGGGACAAGCGGAGTCTCTAAACGTGGGAATTGCAGCGGGGATTTTATTATATTACTTTAAATTGTAG
- a CDS encoding acylphosphatase, translating to MRKVRMNVQGRVQGVGFRYTTKMLADRLGIHGAVWNEADGSVGIEAFGPQEAMEKFIAGVKASPSPAGHVTYLDITDDPMIKERDTFEVTFGY from the coding sequence ATGCGGAAAGTAAGAATGAATGTACAAGGCCGAGTGCAAGGAGTTGGCTTTCGTTATACAACTAAAATGTTAGCAGATCGATTAGGCATTCATGGTGCAGTTTGGAATGAAGCAGATGGCTCAGTGGGAATTGAAGCTTTTGGCCCACAAGAGGCAATGGAGAAATTTATTGCAGGCGTCAAAGCCTCTCCTTCTCCGGCCGGTCACGTAACTTATTTAGATATTACCGATGATCCAATGATTAAAGAGCGGGACACTTTTGAAGTGACCTTTGGCTATTAG
- the yidC gene encoding membrane protein insertase YidC produces MTKLKNWLLASGLIGIMITLSGCVSVDKNGNPDKDGMIYRILVEPLGGFLQYLAKDFNWGYGLAIIMVTIIVRIILLPLGIHQSKQTMVQSEKMQFLKPQIDQAQAKLKAATSPEEQMKAQQEMQAVYKENNVSMFGGMGCLPLLIQMPIFSALYYTARFTPGIKSATFMGINLGNPSIALVVIAGLFYLVQGFISQIGVPEEQKKTMRSMLIVSPLMIVFMSMSAPAGVTLYWVVGGLISCLQTFITNVIMKPRIKAQVQAEMKKNPPKTVVTPPRKDVTPKEVKENVADYTKKNKNRNSGKQGRNAGKQKRK; encoded by the coding sequence ATGACAAAATTAAAAAACTGGCTATTGGCATCTGGTCTGATTGGAATTATGATTACCCTTTCTGGCTGTGTTTCCGTTGATAAGAATGGTAACCCAGATAAAGATGGCATGATTTACCGTATTTTAGTGGAACCACTAGGAGGATTTTTACAGTACCTGGCAAAAGACTTCAACTGGGGTTATGGTCTAGCCATTATTATGGTCACGATTATTGTTAGAATTATCTTATTGCCTTTGGGAATTCACCAGTCAAAACAAACGATGGTGCAATCTGAAAAAATGCAATTTTTGAAACCACAAATCGATCAAGCCCAAGCTAAGTTGAAGGCTGCAACATCTCCAGAAGAACAAATGAAAGCACAACAAGAAATGCAGGCTGTCTATAAAGAAAATAACGTCAGCATGTTTGGTGGAATGGGTTGTTTACCTTTATTAATTCAAATGCCGATTTTCTCCGCGTTGTATTATACTGCCCGCTTCACGCCTGGGATAAAAAGCGCTACTTTCATGGGCATTAACTTAGGTAATCCTAGTATTGCCCTCGTTGTTATCGCTGGTCTATTTTATTTGGTTCAAGGTTTTATCTCACAAATTGGCGTTCCAGAAGAACAAAAGAAAACGATGCGTTCTATGCTGATTGTTTCACCATTAATGATTGTTTTCATGTCCATGAGTGCACCAGCTGGGGTAACCTTGTACTGGGTAGTCGGTGGTCTAATCAGCTGTCTACAAACCTTCATTACTAACGTTATTATGAAGCCACGAATTAAAGCACAAGTACAAGCTGAAATGAAAAAAAATCCACCAAAAACAGTCGTAACACCACCAAGAAAAGATGTTACACCAAAAGAAGTGAAAGAAAACGTAGCCGATTATACAAAGAAAAATAAAAATCGTAACAGCGGCAAACAAGGTCGCAATGCCGGCAAGCAAAAACGTAAATAA